Proteins co-encoded in one Catenulispora sp. MAP5-51 genomic window:
- a CDS encoding NB-ARC domain-containing protein — translation MIEEHHGTVPDPDQVRDMAGLIEALNLLRAASGNPSFRTLARSAGLKLRPPQALAHTTVRDLFQARRRRLDIDLLMATVRALGLRDPEAARWQRACARAHVEARLGGPPRVLRQLPAATAVFTGRERDLAAVLKPATAAADGDHGANGAVTLAIDGMAGIGKTQLALHAAHELVNSGRFTDTQLYADLWGFDADHAPADPAVVLGTFLSQLGVAAQRIPAALEERAAMFRDQMHDRKALILLDNAAGAEQIRALIPSAPSCLVLVTSRRSLAGLDTAFLHTLDVFRPVESVTLLARIAGTVRITAEPAAATAIVEACGSLPLAIALAASRLRSRPAWTLADLADRLRAPGLGAFSAAGRTLCPVFDLSYRRLPAPAKFLFCALGLHADDEFSAAAALAAAAADGIGAAEADEILERLQDDHLVRRTTGGRYRFHDLIRRYAAGLAHTELTPEQLRVLARRSAAQGVTEGSGA, via the coding sequence GTGATTGAGGAACACCACGGGACGGTGCCGGATCCGGACCAGGTCCGGGACATGGCCGGACTCATAGAGGCACTGAATCTGCTGCGGGCGGCGTCGGGGAACCCCTCGTTCCGGACGCTGGCCAGGTCGGCGGGCCTGAAGCTGCGGCCGCCGCAGGCGCTGGCCCACACCACGGTCAGAGACCTGTTCCAGGCCCGCCGCCGCCGGTTGGACATCGACCTGCTGATGGCCACGGTCCGGGCCCTGGGCCTGCGGGATCCGGAAGCGGCCCGGTGGCAGCGGGCCTGCGCGCGGGCCCACGTCGAGGCCAGGCTCGGCGGGCCGCCGAGGGTGCTGCGCCAGCTGCCGGCCGCGACGGCTGTCTTCACCGGCCGTGAACGGGATCTCGCGGCCGTCCTGAAGCCGGCCACGGCGGCCGCCGACGGCGACCACGGCGCGAACGGGGCCGTGACCTTGGCCATCGACGGCATGGCCGGGATCGGCAAGACGCAACTGGCGCTGCACGCGGCGCACGAGCTGGTGAACAGCGGCCGGTTCACCGACACCCAGCTGTACGCGGACCTGTGGGGGTTCGACGCCGATCACGCACCGGCCGACCCGGCGGTCGTCCTGGGCACGTTCCTGAGCCAGTTGGGCGTGGCGGCCCAGCGCATCCCCGCGGCGTTGGAAGAGCGGGCAGCGATGTTCCGCGATCAGATGCACGACAGGAAAGCACTCATCCTGCTGGACAACGCCGCGGGCGCGGAGCAGATCCGGGCCCTGATCCCCTCCGCCCCGTCCTGCCTGGTGCTGGTGACCAGCCGCCGCAGCCTCGCCGGGCTGGACACGGCCTTCCTGCACACGCTGGACGTGTTCAGGCCCGTCGAGTCGGTCACCCTGCTGGCACGCATCGCCGGAACCGTGCGGATCACGGCCGAACCGGCGGCCGCCACCGCGATCGTCGAGGCCTGCGGTTCCCTCCCGCTCGCGATCGCCTTGGCCGCTTCCCGGCTGCGCTCCCGGCCGGCGTGGACGCTCGCCGACCTCGCCGACCGGCTGCGAGCTCCGGGGCTCGGCGCTTTCAGCGCGGCAGGCCGAACGCTGTGTCCCGTCTTCGACCTGTCGTACCGCCGGCTTCCGGCCCCGGCCAAGTTCCTGTTCTGCGCACTGGGCCTGCACGCGGACGATGAGTTCAGCGCCGCGGCAGCCCTCGCCGCGGCAGCAGCCGACGGCATCGGAGCCGCTGAGGCCGACGAGATCCTGGAGCGGCTTCAGGACGACCATCTGGTGCGGCGTACGACCGGTGGGCGCTATCGCTTCCACGATCTGATCCGCCGCTACGCCGCCGGGCTCGCCCACACGGAGCTGACTCCGGAACAGCTGCGTGTCCTCGCCCGCCGGTCGGCGGCGCAGGGGGTCACCGAAGGTAGCGGTGCTTGA
- a CDS encoding integrase core domain-containing protein has translation MKLLVTPGTILRWRRDILRRRWAAKSLPKGRPPTRRNIKALVLRMAKDSEHWGYRRIAGELAGLGIKVAPSTVWIILKKAGIDPAPRRNSPTWAQFLRSKAEALLATDFFTVELLDGTTAYVLTMMEHATRRIQILGATAHPTAACTVQTARNALMDLEEHASRFKYLIRDHGPQFTTAFDVVFKAADIDIVTTAVRTPVMNAIQERWHRSVRTELLDRTLVWNLAHLRTVLAEHESFYNEHRPHRALGQAAPLRPLPDNVIDLDQFRVARRSRVGGVLHEYHLIA, from the coding sequence TTGAAGCTGCTGGTCACGCCCGGGACGATTCTGCGGTGGCGTCGCGACATCCTGCGCCGCCGCTGGGCCGCGAAGTCCCTCCCGAAGGGCCGTCCGCCGACGCGCCGGAACATCAAAGCACTGGTGTTGCGGATGGCCAAGGATAGCGAGCACTGGGGCTACCGGCGCATCGCCGGTGAGCTGGCCGGCCTCGGAATCAAGGTCGCGCCGTCCACCGTATGGATCATTCTGAAGAAAGCCGGTATCGACCCGGCGCCTCGTCGCAACAGTCCCACGTGGGCGCAGTTCCTGCGGTCCAAGGCCGAGGCCCTCTTGGCCACCGACTTCTTCACCGTCGAACTGCTCGACGGCACGACCGCGTACGTCCTGACGATGATGGAGCATGCCACCCGCCGGATACAGATCCTCGGCGCCACCGCGCATCCGACCGCCGCGTGCACCGTGCAGACGGCCCGCAACGCCCTGATGGACCTCGAAGAGCACGCCAGCCGGTTCAAGTACCTCATCCGCGATCACGGCCCGCAGTTCACCACCGCGTTCGACGTGGTGTTCAAGGCCGCGGACATCGATATCGTGACCACCGCGGTCCGTACCCCCGTCATGAACGCAATCCAGGAACGCTGGCACCGGTCGGTACGCACCGAGCTCCTGGACCGCACACTCGTCTGGAACCTGGCACATCTACGGACCGTCCTGGCCGAGCACGAGAGTTTCTACAACGAGCATCGCCCTCACCGAGCCCTCGGCCAGGCCGCGCCACTACGACCACTTCCCGACAACGTCATCGACCTCGACCAATTTCGCGTCGCCCGGCGCAGCCGTGTCGGAGGCGTTCTCCACGAATACCACCTGATCGCCTGA
- a CDS encoding DUF262 domain-containing protein: MRAVETTLAGLLDGKKQLQVPLFQRPYSWQETQLKQLWSDILEQAELIVEGTDGPTHFIGSVVHAPSPQNTMAFPRALIVDGQQRLTTLSLALAALRDHVAADDQEWSRDISRRFLVNSRMHGDDEVKVVPTQADRATYKAYITETPPTADDESTVGVAYRFFRAKLAAVAGDPDLPPIDKIEEAITSRLTLVEVTADARDNVYRIFQSLNNTGLDLTQADLLRNYIFMHLPTRGEAVYENLWTPLQKRLNPAQIEHLIWLHLVLTGENRTRRQDVYRAEQDRFEARKETDTGGEAMYEAYVHELVRRSAHYQTMANPAAEKNPAVRDALATLRRWDAEVTAPIIMMLLDRREQGLADDEQVARALGYVESYLVRRTICRIPSAGLNRIFTDLPGQMSADIAVDEDIHRLLSTERRAWPTDVELLDAILTKPFYHYGRANQRTFVLRRIEESYEHPEPVDFAAAKLTIEHVLPQTPGKEWLEVLAEDAQGEEDVYDLHARIQHTLGNLTLTAQNSKLSNQPFQRKQDLLSNSNLELNKRIAATERWGATEIDQRGRELAAAAIALWPAPLPRSGRPERGKDWSLLHQALAALPPGSWTTYGELAALIGSAAQPVGAHLAQGVGVTNAWRVLNSSGKVAENFRWNGEDRGDVLDILRAEGVRIDEKTKKADPYQRLTADDLARLLGLGAEE; the protein is encoded by the coding sequence ATGCGCGCGGTCGAGACGACGCTGGCGGGGCTGCTGGACGGCAAGAAGCAACTCCAGGTTCCGCTGTTCCAGAGGCCCTATTCTTGGCAGGAGACACAGCTCAAGCAGTTGTGGTCGGACATCCTTGAACAGGCTGAGCTGATAGTTGAGGGCACCGACGGCCCGACGCATTTCATCGGTTCTGTCGTCCATGCCCCGTCGCCCCAGAACACCATGGCTTTCCCGCGCGCGTTGATCGTCGACGGCCAGCAGCGGCTGACAACCTTGTCACTCGCCCTGGCCGCCCTTCGCGACCACGTCGCGGCCGATGATCAGGAATGGTCCAGGGACATCTCACGCCGCTTTCTGGTCAACAGCCGCATGCACGGTGACGACGAGGTCAAGGTGGTGCCGACCCAAGCCGACCGCGCAACCTACAAGGCTTACATCACCGAGACGCCGCCTACCGCGGACGACGAATCGACGGTCGGTGTGGCCTACCGCTTCTTCCGTGCCAAGCTCGCCGCAGTCGCCGGGGACCCCGACCTTCCTCCCATCGACAAGATCGAAGAGGCGATCACCTCCCGGCTCACCCTCGTAGAAGTGACCGCGGACGCGCGCGACAACGTCTACCGGATCTTCCAGTCGCTCAACAACACAGGACTGGACCTGACCCAGGCCGACCTGCTGCGCAACTACATCTTCATGCACCTGCCGACCCGGGGCGAGGCTGTCTACGAGAACCTGTGGACCCCGTTACAGAAGCGGCTCAACCCCGCGCAGATCGAACACCTGATTTGGCTCCATCTCGTCCTGACAGGCGAGAACCGCACGCGGAGGCAGGACGTGTACCGGGCCGAACAGGATCGCTTTGAGGCCCGCAAAGAAACGGACACCGGTGGCGAGGCCATGTACGAGGCCTACGTCCACGAACTGGTCAGGCGTTCCGCGCACTATCAGACGATGGCAAACCCGGCGGCGGAGAAAAACCCTGCGGTCCGCGACGCACTGGCCACTTTGCGCCGCTGGGACGCCGAGGTTACGGCACCAATCATCATGATGCTCCTGGACCGCCGCGAACAGGGGCTTGCTGACGACGAGCAGGTCGCCCGCGCTTTGGGTTATGTCGAAAGCTATCTGGTACGGCGGACGATCTGCCGGATCCCCTCGGCCGGCCTCAACCGCATCTTCACCGATCTCCCGGGGCAGATGAGCGCAGACATCGCGGTCGACGAGGACATCCACCGGCTGTTGTCCACCGAGCGCCGGGCCTGGCCCACCGATGTCGAACTCCTCGACGCGATCTTGACCAAGCCGTTCTACCACTATGGCCGGGCCAACCAGCGAACGTTTGTTTTGCGCCGCATCGAGGAGTCTTACGAACACCCTGAGCCGGTGGACTTCGCGGCTGCGAAGCTGACGATCGAGCACGTCCTGCCGCAGACTCCCGGGAAGGAATGGCTCGAGGTCCTCGCCGAAGACGCCCAAGGCGAAGAGGATGTTTACGACCTACATGCCAGGATCCAGCACACACTGGGGAACCTCACTCTGACCGCCCAGAACAGCAAGCTGTCGAACCAACCGTTCCAGCGCAAGCAGGACCTGCTCTCGAACAGCAATCTGGAACTAAACAAGCGGATCGCTGCGACCGAGCGATGGGGTGCAACGGAGATCGACCAACGCGGCCGCGAGCTTGCCGCCGCTGCGATAGCTCTGTGGCCAGCGCCGCTGCCCAGGTCCGGCAGGCCTGAGAGGGGCAAGGATTGGTCACTGCTGCACCAGGCCCTTGCCGCATTGCCGCCTGGTTCGTGGACAACCTACGGCGAGCTCGCAGCTCTGATCGGATCCGCCGCCCAACCCGTGGGAGCCCACCTAGCCCAGGGCGTAGGGGTCACCAACGCATGGCGAGTGCTGAACTCCTCGGGCAAAGTGGCGGAGAACTTCCGCTGGAACGGCGAAGATCGCGGCGATGTCCTGGACATCCTGCGTGCTGAAGGTGTCCGGATCGACGAAAAGACCAAGAAGGCGGACCCGTACCAGCGACTCACCGCCGACGACCTCGCCCGGTTGCTCGGCCTCGGTGCCGAAGAGTGA
- a CDS encoding tetratricopeptide repeat protein gives MDVQLLGEFQVLHDGAELDLGGPRRQAVLAVLLLNAGRTVSRQQIAQWAWPADPPDSSGNLIANYISGLRQALRPAGSDIRLVARASGFTAEFDPMSADAHRFTDLVRQARADLDGNEPAAAATRLRQALDLWHGPALGGLDTPYLDERRAELEGARRSAAMLLARIHVENQQADQAVEVLRGLLAEEPGNEPSATLLIQALIAVGDSAGAADLATRTIRASRREGREPGPALKRAQSDALGGRSVGSGTAATRLNQLPLDTRAFTGRDHELAELLEVAALSEPDGAAGTVVISAIDGMGGVGKTALALRAAHALTERFPDGQLFVDLRGVHEQTPRDPGDVLAEFLQAFGVPPGGIPAETGARAAAFRDRLAGTRTLLVLDNAGSEEQIRSLLPGTGGCLVLITSRVRLKGLDDAYPLNLDVLPIADAIALFRSIATPGRVPADDPLLEEVVALCGQLPLALRIVAALLRNRRSWTLRHLVTRLRAGRADLTAFFDGDRDLASVFDLSYESLDAAGRRTFRSLSLVPGPDADALAVAALLDTDPDTADDLLQDLVDHNLLAEVAPGRYRLQDLLRLHAGTLARSVDPAGERESAMDRLLSYYSHCAQTASETIARVPRPGPDGPAPAHAPALSDPDAARAWLRGELPNLEAAWNHAHTGRLDHHAIALATGLAETLRTEGPWPRALEVHEAAETVARSGPPGVHAGALGDLGRVRRITGGYAQAAEALEPALRIYRQLGDRFGEAVMLVELGEVRYLTGDYPGAAELQEPALEIFQALGSRLGEAAALNGLGRGRYMTGDFPGAADAQERALRIYRQAGNRFGEAAAQTNLGEVRGRIGDDAEAALALERALEIFRQIDNLHGEAINLTELGEVRARLGDYPKAAAALERALEIFRKVGSRLGQAAALNNLGRVRYLTGDYPEAAAVQERALEIYRELGSRGNEGWALNFYAATVAALGDRDRALSLYEQALVINRERKMADDEAISLEGIGEHHLAVGDPTQGIENLAAALDIYRRLGMRKDAERAQARLAEAEGGGIQASSETGRPGRSAGRVRTRR, from the coding sequence GTGGACGTCCAACTGCTCGGCGAGTTCCAAGTGCTCCACGACGGCGCCGAGTTGGACCTCGGCGGACCGCGTCGGCAAGCGGTGTTAGCGGTACTCCTGCTCAACGCCGGCCGGACCGTCTCCCGGCAGCAGATCGCGCAGTGGGCGTGGCCCGCTGATCCGCCGGACTCCTCGGGCAACCTGATCGCCAACTACATCTCAGGGCTGCGCCAGGCCCTGCGCCCGGCCGGGTCCGACATCCGCCTGGTCGCCCGGGCGTCGGGCTTCACCGCGGAGTTCGACCCGATGTCGGCCGACGCCCACCGGTTCACCGATCTGGTCCGGCAGGCCCGGGCCGACCTGGACGGCAACGAGCCGGCCGCCGCCGCCACCCGGCTGCGCCAGGCTCTGGACCTGTGGCACGGCCCCGCGCTGGGCGGCTTGGACACGCCCTACCTCGACGAGCGCCGTGCGGAGCTGGAAGGCGCCCGCAGGTCCGCCGCCATGCTGCTGGCCCGGATCCACGTCGAGAACCAGCAGGCCGACCAGGCGGTCGAGGTGCTGCGCGGGCTGCTCGCCGAGGAGCCGGGGAACGAGCCGTCCGCGACGCTGCTCATCCAGGCGCTCATCGCGGTCGGCGACAGTGCCGGGGCCGCGGATCTGGCGACGCGCACGATTCGTGCCTCGCGTCGCGAAGGCCGTGAGCCCGGTCCGGCTTTGAAGCGGGCGCAAAGCGATGCCCTGGGAGGGCGTTCGGTCGGCAGTGGGACCGCCGCTACCCGGCTCAACCAGCTTCCCCTGGACACCAGGGCGTTCACCGGACGCGACCACGAACTCGCCGAGCTGTTGGAGGTGGCGGCGCTTTCCGAGCCGGACGGCGCGGCGGGCACCGTGGTGATCTCAGCCATCGACGGTATGGGCGGCGTCGGCAAGACCGCTTTGGCTCTGCGTGCCGCGCACGCACTGACGGAACGTTTCCCCGACGGGCAGCTGTTCGTCGACCTGCGAGGCGTTCACGAACAGACACCGCGCGATCCCGGTGACGTCTTGGCCGAGTTCCTCCAGGCGTTCGGTGTGCCGCCGGGCGGGATCCCCGCCGAGACCGGGGCCCGTGCCGCCGCCTTCCGGGACCGGCTGGCCGGTACGCGCACCTTGCTGGTGTTGGACAACGCCGGTAGCGAGGAGCAGATTCGGTCGCTGCTGCCGGGTACTGGTGGATGCCTGGTTCTGATCACCAGCCGCGTGCGGCTCAAGGGCTTGGACGACGCCTATCCCCTGAACCTGGACGTCCTGCCCATTGCTGACGCGATCGCGCTGTTCCGTAGTATCGCCACTCCTGGCCGGGTGCCCGCGGACGATCCCCTGCTGGAGGAGGTCGTGGCGCTGTGCGGACAGTTGCCGCTGGCTCTGCGGATCGTTGCCGCGCTCCTGCGGAACCGGCGTAGCTGGACTCTGCGACACCTGGTGACCCGGTTGCGTGCCGGCCGCGCCGATCTGACGGCGTTCTTCGATGGCGATCGGGACCTGGCGTCGGTGTTCGACCTCTCCTATGAGTCGCTCGACGCTGCCGGCCGCAGGACCTTCCGGTCCCTGAGCCTGGTGCCCGGCCCCGATGCCGACGCCCTCGCCGTCGCCGCGCTGCTGGACACCGATCCGGACACGGCCGACGACCTGCTGCAAGACCTCGTCGATCACAACCTTCTGGCGGAGGTTGCGCCAGGTCGCTACCGTCTCCAAGATCTGTTGCGGTTGCACGCCGGCACCCTTGCCCGCTCTGTCGATCCGGCCGGTGAGCGCGAGTCGGCCATGGACCGGCTTCTGAGCTACTACTCCCACTGCGCGCAGACCGCCTCCGAGACGATCGCCCGGGTGCCGCGCCCCGGGCCTGACGGCCCGGCACCCGCCCACGCCCCTGCGCTCAGCGATCCCGACGCCGCACGGGCCTGGCTGCGTGGTGAACTCCCCAACCTTGAAGCCGCCTGGAACCACGCCCACACGGGCCGCCTCGACCACCACGCCATCGCCCTGGCCACCGGTCTGGCCGAGACCTTGCGTACCGAAGGCCCCTGGCCCCGCGCGCTCGAGGTCCACGAGGCCGCCGAGACCGTCGCCCGCTCCGGCCCGCCCGGCGTCCATGCCGGAGCCCTGGGCGACTTGGGGCGTGTGCGGCGGATCACGGGTGGCTATGCGCAGGCTGCCGAGGCGCTGGAGCCGGCGCTGCGGATCTACCGGCAGCTCGGCGACCGTTTCGGCGAGGCCGTCATGCTGGTCGAGCTGGGCGAGGTGCGCTATCTGACCGGGGACTATCCGGGGGCTGCGGAGCTTCAGGAACCGGCGTTGGAGATCTTCCAGGCGCTCGGCAGCCGTCTGGGCGAAGCCGCTGCTTTGAACGGCCTGGGGCGGGGCCGGTACATGACCGGGGACTTCCCGGGGGCGGCGGATGCCCAGGAACGGGCTCTGCGGATCTACCGGCAGGCCGGCAACCGGTTCGGGGAGGCCGCCGCCCAGACCAATCTCGGGGAGGTGCGAGGCCGGATCGGGGACGACGCGGAGGCGGCGCTGGCCTTGGAGCGGGCCCTGGAGATCTTCCGGCAGATCGACAACCTGCACGGCGAGGCCATCAATCTGACCGAACTGGGGGAGGTGCGGGCGCGGCTCGGGGACTATCCGAAGGCGGCGGCGGCCCTGGAGCGGGCGCTGGAGATCTTCCGGAAGGTCGGCAGCCGCCTCGGCCAGGCCGCGGCCCTGAACAACCTGGGGCGGGTGCGGTATCTGACCGGCGACTATCCCGAGGCAGCGGCCGTCCAGGAACGGGCACTGGAGATCTACCGGGAGCTCGGCAGCCGCGGCAATGAGGGCTGGGCGCTGAACTTCTACGCGGCCACCGTCGCCGCACTCGGCGACCGCGACCGTGCCCTGTCGCTCTATGAGCAGGCGCTGGTCATCAACCGGGAGCGGAAGATGGCCGACGACGAGGCGATCTCGCTGGAGGGCATCGGTGAACACCACCTCGCCGTCGGCGATCCGACACAGGGTATTGAGAACCTGGCGGCGGCACTGGACATCTACCGGCGTCTGGGGATGCGTAAGGACGCTGAACGTGCTCAGGCCCGGCTGGCCGAGGCCGAGGGCGGCGGGATCCAGGCGTCCTCGGAGACCGGACGGCCGGGCCGCTCCGCCGGCCGGGTCAGGACTCGAAGGTGA
- a CDS encoding restriction endonuclease, which produces MAGPKRKGLAQQIFEAQERRAKQKAAQEKAERDAEEKAKKTALREQTLAARQAQRAAEALEKQQKAADARQVEQVLREMEKRETLRQKQEAQDARDKKRAEERAAGEVNRAAKAQVVQGLKDEAAERTRRVGATIEAIASILSGRDRDLEHLRADTDAAFDEDGAEAYAARVADLLAERTFLSRGRPVQVVYAPDTRRLTLAVDLPRKERVPTEKSFRYVAARGEIVAEPRKAIEVQQIYQDAIARMTLCVADYAAAVTSPELVETIAVNGHVRTTDPATGKPVNPCLVTFLASREDFDQVELDEPRLDPVRCLHHLKALVSPNPFDLEPVTPIVNFDLERYKLVEEASALAGLDSRVDLLTMSPYEFEQLIQNLFLAMGYRSYKTQNSRDDGVDAVAVRDDIAIGGVAVIQAKRYTKTVPIEAVRALFGTMQEKKAYTGLVITTSSFGPASYDFAKEVGRITLIEGRQLLALLKEHLGMDVLISLAKLPKGWTLADAGQDPAPGSAPSTD; this is translated from the coding sequence GTGGCGGGTCCGAAGCGTAAGGGTCTGGCTCAGCAGATCTTCGAGGCGCAGGAGCGCAGGGCCAAACAGAAAGCGGCGCAGGAAAAGGCAGAGCGCGACGCTGAGGAGAAAGCGAAGAAGACCGCGCTCCGCGAACAGACACTGGCGGCCCGGCAGGCTCAGCGGGCAGCAGAGGCGCTGGAGAAGCAACAGAAAGCTGCCGACGCTCGTCAGGTCGAGCAGGTGCTCCGTGAGATGGAGAAGCGGGAGACGCTGCGCCAGAAGCAGGAGGCCCAGGACGCCCGGGACAAGAAGCGTGCCGAGGAAAGGGCGGCCGGCGAGGTAAATCGTGCAGCAAAGGCGCAGGTTGTCCAGGGGCTCAAGGACGAGGCCGCTGAGCGGACTCGCCGGGTCGGCGCCACCATCGAAGCGATCGCCAGCATCCTGTCGGGCCGCGACCGGGATCTGGAACATCTGCGGGCGGACACCGACGCGGCATTCGACGAGGACGGCGCCGAAGCGTACGCCGCGCGTGTCGCAGACCTTTTGGCGGAGCGGACGTTCCTGAGCCGTGGCCGGCCTGTTCAGGTCGTGTACGCGCCCGACACGCGCCGACTGACCCTGGCAGTGGACCTGCCACGCAAAGAGCGCGTCCCCACCGAAAAATCCTTCCGGTACGTCGCGGCACGTGGCGAAATCGTGGCCGAGCCGCGCAAGGCTATTGAGGTCCAACAGATCTACCAGGACGCCATTGCCCGGATGACCCTGTGTGTCGCCGACTACGCCGCCGCGGTCACTTCACCCGAGTTGGTCGAAACCATCGCCGTCAACGGTCATGTCCGTACGACCGACCCAGCCACTGGCAAGCCGGTGAACCCGTGCCTGGTGACCTTTCTGGCGTCGCGGGAAGACTTCGATCAGGTGGAGCTCGACGAGCCGCGGTTGGATCCGGTGCGCTGCCTGCATCACCTCAAAGCCTTGGTGTCGCCAAACCCGTTCGACCTCGAACCCGTCACGCCAATCGTGAACTTCGACCTCGAACGCTACAAGCTCGTCGAGGAAGCCAGTGCGCTGGCTGGCCTGGACTCCCGCGTCGACCTGCTCACGATGAGCCCCTACGAGTTCGAGCAGCTGATCCAGAACCTGTTCCTCGCGATGGGATACCGCTCCTACAAGACGCAGAACAGCCGCGACGACGGCGTGGACGCGGTCGCCGTGCGCGACGACATCGCCATCGGCGGCGTGGCGGTCATCCAGGCTAAGCGCTACACCAAAACCGTCCCCATCGAAGCAGTACGCGCGCTCTTCGGCACCATGCAGGAGAAGAAGGCGTACACCGGCTTGGTCATCACCACGTCGTCTTTCGGCCCAGCAAGCTACGACTTCGCCAAGGAGGTCGGACGCATCACCCTCATCGAGGGAAGGCAGCTCCTAGCGCTGCTCAAGGAGCATCTCGGGATGGATGTGCTGATCAGTCTGGCCAAGCTGCCTAAGGGCTGGACTCTCGCTGACGCGGGTCAGGACCCGGCTCCCGGTTCAGCCCCGTCTACGGACTGA